From Clostridia bacterium, the proteins below share one genomic window:
- a CDS encoding pyridoxamine kinase: MKKILTIQDISCIGQCSLTVALPIISACGVECCIMPTAVLSTHTYKFNNYTFLDLTNEMSKIAKHWQEQNFSFDSIYTGYIGSVEQIGIIDKMFADFGKDAKIVIDPVMADGGVLYTGFTPAFVKEMAKLIKKADIIVPNLTEASFLLDIPYVEKGYDRRYIENLCRSFTKLTNADVVLTGVSFEEDKLGVCVYNHAKDCVYYYFQNKIDIAMHGTGDVYASCLVGSLMRGKSLNESASIAVDYTVECIKQTIPDKSHWYGVEFEKAMPYLVERLNK, from the coding sequence ATGAAAAAAATACTTACGATTCAAGACATCTCTTGCATAGGACAGTGTTCGCTTACAGTGGCTCTACCTATAATCTCAGCTTGCGGAGTTGAGTGCTGTATAATGCCAACCGCAGTGTTGTCTACGCACACTTACAAATTTAACAATTATACTTTTCTTGACCTAACTAACGAAATGAGCAAAATTGCAAAACATTGGCAAGAGCAAAACTTTTCCTTCGACTCAATCTATACCGGCTATATTGGTAGCGTTGAACAAATAGGCATTATTGATAAAATGTTTGCCGACTTTGGCAAAGACGCAAAAATTGTAATTGACCCGGTTATGGCTGACGGCGGAGTTCTTTACACGGGGTTTACCCCAGCGTTTGTAAAAGAAATGGCTAAACTTATCAAAAAAGCCGACATAATTGTGCCTAACCTAACCGAAGCGTCATTCCTACTAGATATCCCCTATGTCGAAAAAGGTTACGACCGAAGATATATTGAAAACTTGTGCCGTAGCTTTACCAAACTAACAAATGCCGACGTAGTGCTTACCGGCGTTAGCTTTGAAGAAGATAAACTTGGCGTATGCGTATATAACCACGCCAAAGATTGCGTATATTACTATTTCCAAAACAAAATTGACATAGCTATGCACGGCACAGGCGACGTATACGCAAGCTGTCTAGTTGGTTCTTTAATGAGGGGCAAATCTCTTAACGAATCAGCAAGCATTGCCGTTGATTACACTGTCGAATGTATCAAGCAAACAATTCCCGATAAAAGCCATTGGTACGGCGTAGAATTTGAAAAAGCTATGCCTTATCTAGTAGAAAGGCTTAATAAATAG
- a CDS encoding AEC family transporter, which produces MKEFFFAVNGIMPIIILVAVGYLLKKLRIFNDNFLSVANKVCFKVFLPCMLFINIYTIKDFTHINWQLVLFAVIATLIIFALGLVIGKLSTNDLSQRGVIAMCVFRPNSVIIGLSLVTSIYGEIGGGTMALLLAFTIPLFNILSIITFSVYNKNEKLNVGKTLLNLIKNPLTISILIAFGALFVRYLLSLGDISFRLTDISFIYQSIKTLGGLATPLALLVLGGQFAFSSAKQFAKPITIGVLCRLVIMPIATFIVAYYFFDFTQIEFACLMCLFAAPLAVTSVVMASEMNSSAELAGQLVVWTTLLSFVTLFVYIMTFGSLGLI; this is translated from the coding sequence GTGAAGGAATTTTTCTTTGCCGTAAATGGCATAATGCCAATTATTATACTCGTAGCCGTCGGTTACCTACTTAAAAAGCTAAGAATTTTTAATGACAATTTTTTAAGCGTGGCAAACAAAGTTTGTTTTAAGGTATTTTTGCCCTGTATGTTATTTATTAACATCTATACTATTAAAGATTTTACCCATATTAACTGGCAATTAGTATTATTCGCCGTTATCGCAACATTAATTATTTTTGCTCTCGGTCTAGTAATAGGCAAACTCAGCACAAACGACTTATCACAGCGTGGCGTAATAGCGATGTGTGTGTTTAGACCTAACTCCGTTATTATAGGTTTGTCGCTAGTAACTTCTATTTATGGCGAAATCGGCGGTGGTACTATGGCGTTACTGCTTGCGTTTACAATACCTTTGTTTAATATTCTAAGCATAATAACTTTTTCGGTTTATAACAAAAATGAAAAACTTAATGTTGGCAAAACATTACTCAACCTTATTAAAAATCCTTTGACAATAAGTATTTTAATAGCTTTTGGCGCTCTTTTTGTAAGATATTTACTTAGTCTAGGCGATATTTCATTTAGACTTACCGATATTTCATTTATTTATCAATCGATAAAGACGCTTGGCGGACTTGCAACGCCCCTTGCCCTATTAGTTTTGGGAGGACAATTTGCCTTTTCTTCGGCAAAACAATTTGCAAAGCCCATTACGATTGGAGTGCTATGCAGACTTGTTATTATGCCGATTGCAACGTTTATTGTTGCGTACTATTTTTTCGACTTTACTCAAATAGAATTTGCTTGTTTGATGTGTTTGTTTGCAGCTCCGCTTGCTGTGACTAGCGTAGTAATGGCAAGCGAAATGAATTCTTCCGCCGAACTTGCCGGTCAATTAGTTGTTTGGACAACCTTACTTAGCTTTGTAACTTTATTTGTGTATATTATGACTTTTGGCAGTCTTGGTTTAATTTAG
- a CDS encoding flavin reductase, whose amino-acid sequence MTEFKQVEIEQFNKNPFVAIGQEWMLITASHNGKINTMTASWGGLGVLWNKNVAFIVIRPTRYTKQFVDNSSTFSLSFFDQKYKDQLGYLGSVSGKDVDKIKISKLETCDKDATPYFTQANTVLLCQKLYAQEFTPQSFVDDKLCKEIYKNNDYHTLYVGEITKILVKQELK is encoded by the coding sequence ATGACTGAATTTAAACAAGTAGAGATAGAACAATTTAATAAAAACCCATTTGTCGCAATCGGGCAAGAATGGATGTTAATTACCGCTAGTCACAACGGAAAAATTAATACAATGACGGCGTCTTGGGGCGGGCTTGGCGTACTATGGAATAAAAATGTCGCCTTTATCGTCATTAGGCCAACTCGATACACTAAACAATTTGTCGACAACTCATCTACCTTTTCATTATCTTTTTTTGACCAAAAGTATAAAGACCAGTTAGGCTATTTGGGTTCGGTATCGGGCAAAGATGTCGACAAAATTAAAATTAGCAAACTTGAAACTTGCGACAAAGACGCTACCCCCTACTTTACGCAGGCAAATACCGTGCTACTATGCCAAAAACTTTATGCGCAGGAATTTACACCCCAAAGTTTTGTCGACGACAAACTATGTAAAGAAATCTATAAAAATAACGATTATCATACCTTATATGTTGGCGAAATTACTAAAATTCTTGTAAAACAAGAATTGAAATAG
- the rlmD gene encoding 23S rRNA (uracil(1939)-C(5))-methyltransferase RlmD: MKKDDDLLLDIVDLGANGEGIAHVDNQTIFVPYALVGEKVSAKVDFCKNGIAFTHLKKVITQSPHRVAPPCEVFGECGGCQLQHLAYEQQLELKRANVSNNFKKIAKLDVTCDNVIWQAKYGYRNKLQMPISQIDGKLAFGFYKNSTHDIIEVDKCILHGDWCGKLINIVKTFAEENGILGYCESDDSGLLKHLVARYINKQLMVCLVIFGETLPNHGQLYKALKEKFSSVSLYININKVKNNVILGKKYVLLGGEKSIKTNVLWLKVEVQPASFMQINDGIRDKIYSTALSKVGRTNVLIDAYSGAGVLSALLAGKFEQVTGIEIVKEAVEDAQALVKANNISNCNFVLGDCSQELGKVAKAYVEQGKTITLIVDPPRKGCDKSVIEAIANAKPDYLLYISCNSATLARDIAYLLDLASDYALSPPALFDMFPQTKHVECVVLMSRKQ; encoded by the coding sequence ATGAAAAAAGATGATGACTTATTATTAGATATAGTTGATTTAGGCGCTAACGGCGAGGGAATCGCCCACGTCGATAATCAAACTATTTTTGTTCCCTACGCATTAGTCGGTGAAAAAGTTAGCGCAAAGGTCGACTTTTGTAAAAATGGTATTGCTTTTACGCATCTTAAAAAAGTTATAACTCAAAGTCCGCATAGGGTGGCTCCGCCCTGCGAAGTGTTTGGAGAATGCGGTGGTTGTCAACTTCAACATCTTGCTTACGAACAGCAACTTGAACTTAAACGAGCTAATGTTTCCAACAATTTTAAAAAAATTGCCAAACTTGACGTTACTTGCGACAATGTAATATGGCAAGCTAAATATGGTTATCGCAATAAATTGCAAATGCCAATTTCGCAAATTGATGGTAAACTGGCGTTTGGATTTTACAAAAACTCAACGCACGATATAATTGAGGTTGACAAATGTATTTTACATGGCGACTGGTGTGGCAAGCTTATCAATATCGTCAAGACTTTTGCTGAGGAAAATGGCATTTTAGGTTACTGCGAAAGTGACGACAGCGGTCTATTAAAGCACCTAGTAGCTAGATATATCAACAAACAGCTGATGGTTTGTCTAGTAATTTTTGGAGAAACATTGCCAAATCACGGTCAACTATACAAGGCCTTAAAAGAAAAATTTAGTTCGGTCAGTCTATACATCAATATAAATAAAGTAAAAAACAATGTAATTTTGGGCAAAAAATATGTTCTTTTAGGTGGCGAAAAGTCAATAAAAACCAACGTTTTATGGCTAAAAGTCGAAGTTCAACCTGCAAGTTTTATGCAAATTAATGATGGAATTAGAGATAAAATTTATTCTACGGCGCTTAGCAAAGTGGGTCGCACAAATGTACTAATCGATGCTTACAGTGGCGCTGGGGTGCTTTCAGCCCTTCTGGCGGGCAAGTTTGAACAAGTAACGGGTATTGAGATAGTCAAAGAGGCAGTCGAAGACGCCCAAGCGCTTGTAAAAGCAAACAACATTTCTAACTGCAATTTTGTTTTAGGCGACTGCTCGCAAGAGCTAGGCAAGGTTGCAAAAGCGTACGTTGAACAAGGCAAGACAATTACTCTAATAGTCGACCCGCCCCGAAAGGGTTGCGACAAGTCTGTAATCGAGGCAATCGCCAACGCTAAGCCTGATTACCTTCTTTATATTTCTTGCAACAGCGCTACTCTCGCCCGTGACATCGCCTACCTTCTCGACCTTGCGTCTGACTACGCCCTTTCTCCGCCCGCCCTCTTCGATATGTTCCCCCAAACTAAACACGTCGAGTGCGTGGTGTTGATGTCAAGGAAACAATAA
- a CDS encoding GNAT family N-acetyltransferase, whose protein sequence is MVRVAQTDDAVQLEMLNNEFNGKGETSLENIRKSLLNNEREIVVVYCDRNLLVGFTCVQLKKSFCYDDYMPEITEVYVKVEYRNRGIATAMITFAEDYCKHNFGVHEFELLTGENNNTAQKVYQKIGYAGDGEIHLSKRVR, encoded by the coding sequence TTGGTTCGTGTAGCGCAAACAGATGATGCAGTTCAATTAGAAATGTTAAACAATGAGTTTAATGGTAAAGGTGAAACTTCTCTCGAAAATATTAGGAAATCTTTACTTAACAACGAAAGAGAAATTGTTGTTGTATACTGTGATAGGAATTTACTTGTTGGCTTCACGTGTGTACAATTAAAAAAATCTTTTTGCTATGATGACTATATGCCTGAAATTACAGAGGTATATGTAAAAGTCGAATATCGCAATAGAGGTATCGCAACAGCTATGATTACATTTGCAGAAGATTATTGCAAACACAATTTTGGAGTGCATGAATTTGAACTTCTTACTGGGGAAAATAATAATACTGCGCAAAAAGTTTATCAAAAAATAGGATACGCTGGCGACGGGGAAATACATTTAAGCAAAAGAGTAAGATAG